A genome region from Manis pentadactyla isolate mManPen7 chromosome 5, mManPen7.hap1, whole genome shotgun sequence includes the following:
- the RAE1 gene encoding mRNA export factor RAE1, producing the protein MSLFGTTSGFGTSGTMFGSTTTDNHNPMKDIEVTSSPDDSIGCLSFSPPTLPGNFLIAGSWANDVRCWEVQDSGQTIPKAQQMHTGPVLDVCWSDDGSKVFTASCDKTAKMWDLNSNQAIQIAQHDAPVKTIHWIKAPNYSCVMTGSWDKTLKFWDTRSSNPMMVLQLPERCYCADVIYPMAVVATAERGLIVYQLENQPSEFRRIESPLKHQHRCVAIFKDKQNKPTGFALGSIEGRVAIHYINPPNPAKDNFTFKCHRSNGTNTSAPQDIYAVNGIAFHPVHGTLATVGSDGRFSFWDKDARTKLKTSEQLDQPIAACCFNHNGNIFAYASSYDWSKGHEFYNPQKKNYIFLRNAAEELKPRNKK; encoded by the exons ATGAGTCTATTTGGAACAACCTCGGGTTTTGGAACCAGTGGGACCATGTTTGGAAGCACAACCACAGATAACCACAACCCTATGAAG GATATTGAAGTAACATCTTCTCCGGATGATAGCATTGGTTGTCTATCTTTCAGCCCACCAACCTTGCCAGGGAACTTTCTTATCGCAGGATCATGGGCTAACGAT GTTCGCTGCTGGGAAGTTCAAGATAGTGGACAGACTATTCCAAAAGCCCAGCAGATGCACACAGGGCCTGTGCTAGATGTCTGCTGGAGTGAT GATGGGAGCAAAGTATTTACAGCTTCATGTGATAAAACTGCCAAAATGTGGGACCTCAACAGTAACCAAGCAATACAGATTGCACAG CACGATGCTCCTGTTAAAACCATACATTGGATCAAAGCACCAAACTACAGCTGTGTGATGACCGGGAGCTGGGATAAGACGTTGAAG TTTTGGGATACGCGATCGTCAAATCCTATGATGGTTTTACAGCTCCCTGAAAGGTGTTACTGTGCCGATGTG ATCTATCCTATGGCTGTGGTGGCAACTGCGGAGAGGGGACTAATTGTCTACCAACTGGAGAATCAACCTTCTGAGTTCAGGAGGATAGAATCTCCACTGAAACACCAG CATCGATGTGTGGCTATTTTTAAAGACAAACAGAACAAGCCGACTGGTTTTGCCTTGGGAAGTATTGAGGGGAGAGTTGCCATTCACTACATCAACCCCCCAAATCC TGCCAAAGATAACTTCACCTTTAAATGCCATCGCTCTAACGGTACCAATACTTCAGCGCCTCAGGACATCTATGCG gtaaatggaattgctttccatCCTGTACATGGCACCCTTGCAACTGTGGGATCTGATGGTCGATTCAGCTTTTGGGACAAAGATGCCCGAACAAAACTGAAAACTTCAGAACAGTTAGATCAACCGATAGCGGCTTGCTGCTTCAATCACAATGGAAACATATTTGCGTATGCTTCCAGCTATGACTGGTCAAAG ggACATGAATTTTATAATCcccaaaagaaaaattacattttcctgCGTAATGCAGCCGAAGAGCTAAAACCCAGGAATAAGAAGTAA